The Arachis hypogaea cultivar Tifrunner chromosome 19, arahy.Tifrunner.gnm2.J5K5, whole genome shotgun sequence genome has a window encoding:
- the LOC112777777 gene encoding F-box/kelch-repeat protein At3g06240-like, giving the protein MTSSRFSRLLRVLPEYTPLERDGTFVTGTGTLNWVATKIASFITYPVHQTTIVVLSFNFGNESYGQIALPNVDEGGMIHYEPVLLTLRNSLCVCHGYKNSVWDLWMMKEYGNEDSWTRMLVSSHDEEIIHHYALGNSIRPLHMMENDLLLVLVRPPAYRKYSQLAVYNPANKGDRLGYPVINYYSSDDMPKYSGCFSVYRESLVSPSHYGLKTDHV; this is encoded by the coding sequence ATGACAAGTTCAAGATTCTCGCGGTTGTTAAGAGTTCTACCAGAATATACACCGCTTGAACGGGATGGAACATTTGTGACTGGCACCGGAACACTTAATTGGGTAGCTACTAAAATCGCATCCTTTATTACCTATCCTGTCCATCAAACTACGATAGTAGTTCTTTCTTTCAACTTTGGAAACGAGAGCTATGGTCAAATAGCATTGCCTAACGTTGATGAAGGCGGCATGATTCATTACGAGCCTGTGTTGCTAACACTAAGGAATTCTCTGTGCGTTTGTCATGGATACAAGAATTCGGTGTGGGATTTGTGGATGATGAAGGAGTATGGAAATGAAGATTCTTGGACTAGAATGTTGGTGAGCTCACATGATGAGGAGATTATTCATCATTATGCTCTTGGTAATAGTATAAGACCATTGCACATGATGGAAAATGATCTGCTTCTTGTTTTGGTAAGACCTCCTGCGTATCGTAAATATTCACAATTAGCTGTGTATAATCCTGCAAATAAGGGTGATCGTTTAGGATATCCTGTGATCAACTACTACTCAAGTGATGACATGCCAAAGTATAGCGGATGCTTCTCTGTTTATCGTGAAAGTTTGGTTTCTCCATCACACTATGGTCTTAAAACTGACCATGTGTGA